The following coding sequences lie in one Opisthocomus hoazin isolate bOpiHoa1 chromosome 7, bOpiHoa1.hap1, whole genome shotgun sequence genomic window:
- the TCP11L1 gene encoding T-complex protein 11-like protein 1 isoform X3, with the protein MALAHEIVVNGDFQIKPAELPEHSLEKKVRDIVHKAFWDCLEAQLKEDPPTYDHAIKLLGEIKENLLSFLLPGHTRLRSQITEVLDLDLIKQEAENGALDISKLVEFVIGMMGALCAPARDEEIKKLKDIHEIVPLFRAIFSVLDLMKMDMANFAVSSIRPKLMQQSAEYERKKFQEFLEKQPNSLDFVTRWLQEAADDLAKLRCKMLPPHCSEDGATGGASALCSTAVQNQAYLKLLKWDHVNRPFPETLLMDQTRFQEIQLELEQLLLTGTVLLVTFSAAGSVLVDMPGFAEKIKTVVKVLLAGMHLPSFNLQESLATIGEKVCAEVNSCLSQHGFTPFSAERETGLKGQIQAVANPDNTICKLIDSRIQKFLENYLASSHQKSLPAVPGGLGPIQRELEEIAVKYVRLVNYNKMVFSPYYDAILGKILTKEEPPLVGKAEES; encoded by the exons cttggaaaaaaaagtaagagataTTGTGCATAAAGCTTTCTGGGATTGTCTGGAAGCTCAGCTAAAGGAAGATCCACCAACATATGACCATGCAATTAAACTATTGGGAGAAATTAAAGAG aatCTCCTGTCTTTCTTGTTGCCTGGCCATACTAGACTGAGAAGCCAGATTACAGAAGTTCTTGATCTGGATTTGATAAAACaggaggcagagaatggggctcttgaCATTTCAAAGTTGGTCGAATTTGTAATTGGGATGATGGGGGCTCTTTGTGCTCCTGCTCGAGATGAAGAAATTAAGAAACTGAAAGATATTCATGAAATAGTTCCTCTGTTCAG agcAATTTTCTCTGTATTAGACCTAATGAAAATGGATATGGCAAACTTCGCTGTCAGTAGTATTAGGCCAAAATTAATGCAGCAGTCTGCTGaatatgaaagaaagaagttTCAGGAGTTTCTTGAGAAACAGCCAA ATTCTTTAGACTTTGTCACACGGTGGTTGCAAGAAGCAGCAGATGATCTTGCAAAGCTGAGATGTAAAATGTTGCCTCCCCACTGTAGCGAAGATGGTGCCACTGGCGGAGCTTCTGCCTTGTGCTCCACTGCTGTACAAAATCAGGCCTATCTGAAGCTCCTGAAGTGGGATCATGTAAACAGGCCTTTTCCAGAA ACACTGCTGATGGACCAGACCCGCTTTCAGGAAatacagctggagctggagcagctcctctTGACTGGGACAGTCCTTCTGGTCACGTTCAGTGCGGCCGGCTCGGTGCTCGTTGATATGCCTGGATTTGCTGAGAAAATCAAAACCGTTGTCaaggtgctgctggcaggcatGCATCTTCC CTCCTTCAACCTGCAGGAATCTTTGGCTACCATCGGTGAAAAGGTGTGTGCTGAAGTTAACAGCTGcctttcccagcatgggtttACACCGTTCTCAGCTGAGAGAGAGACGGGACTGAAAGGGCAAATCCAAGCCGTGGCCAATCCGGACAACACCATATGCAAGCTCATAG ATTCTCGAATTCAAAAGTTTCTGGAGAATTATCTTGCATCTAGTCACCAGAAATCATTACCTGCTGTTCCCGGAGGATTAGGCCCCATTCAAAGAGAGCTGGAAGAGATTGCTGTCAAGTACGTTCGTCTTGTCAACTACAACAAAATGGTCTTCAGCCCTTACTACGATGCAATCCTTGGCAAAATACTGACTAAGGAAGAACCCCCACTTGTAGGGAAGGCAGAAGAATCATAA